A window of the Cucurbita pepo subsp. pepo cultivar mu-cu-16 chromosome LG01, ASM280686v2, whole genome shotgun sequence genome harbors these coding sequences:
- the LOC111780379 gene encoding anaphase-promoting complex subunit 6-like isoform X2: protein MREEEIEKLRGVVRDCVSKHLYSSAIFFADKVAAFTEDPADIYMQAQALFLGRHFRRAFHLLNASKIVLRDPRFRYLAAKCLEELKEWDQCLAMLGDAKVNEHGYVLDNKDHSGMYLDKDCEDREINIAAATCFLRGKAYEALENRTQARLWYKAAIKADPLCYEALECLIESHMLTCDEESSLLSSLQFGPEDGWLSSFYACLIKKYDKENIIEARFKELERESCNSKSSDPSFIRTLETNTDLLACKAEYYHQCGEYQKCFELTSVLLEKDPFHLKSTLVHLAAAMELGHSNELYLMACNLVKDYPQKALSWFAVGCYYYCIKKYDQSRRFFSKATTLDGTFAPAWIGYGNAYAAQEEGDQAMSAYRTGARLFPGCHLPTLYIGMEYMRTHSFKLAEQFFVQAKTICPSDPLVYNELGVVAYDMKEYNKAAWWFEKTLACVPSPLSEMWEPTVVNLAHSYRKLKVYREAIAYYEKALALSTRSLSTYAGLAYTYHLQVFFLCFLVLLLRWSTRIILLQPLHTTIRHCG from the exons ATGAGGGAGGAAGAAATCGAGAAGCTCCGAGGTGTAGTAAGGGACTGTGTGAGCAAGCATCTCTACTCCTCCGCCATCTTCTTCGCCGACAAAGTCGCCGCTTTCACTGAGGACCCTGCGGATATTTACATGCAGGCGCAGGCCCTCTTTCTTGGACGCCATTTTCGTCGTGCGTTTCACCTCCTCAATGCCTCCAAGATCGTCCTCCGTGACCCTCGATTTCGCTACCTCGCTGCCAAGTGCCTT GAGGAATTGAAGGAGTGGGACCAATGCCTAGCGATGCTTGGTGATGCCAAAGTGAACGAGCATGGTTACGTGCTTGATAACAAGGATCACAGTGGCATGTACCTTGACAAAGATTGTGAGGATCGTGAGATTAAT ATAGCCGCAGCAACATGCTTTTTAAGAGGCAAGGCATATGAAGCTCTGGAAAACCGCACGCAGGCTCGACTTTG GTACAAAGCTGCTATCAAAGCTGACCCTCTATGCTATGAG GCTTTGGAGTGTCTCATAGAAAGTCACATGCTGACATGTGATGAAG AATCAAGTCTACTCTCATCATTGCAGTTTGGTCCTGAAGATGGATGGCTCTCATCATTTTATGCATGCTTAATAAAGAAG TAcgataaagaaaatatcattGAAGCGAGATTCAAAGAACTTGAAAGAGAAAGTTGTAATTCAAAAAGTTCTGATCCATCATTTATTCGAACTCTAGAAACTAATACTGATCTGTTAGCTTGCAAAGCTGAATACTACCATCAGTGTGGTGAATATCAGAAATGCTTTGAACTTACCTCTGT TTTGCTTGAAAAAGATCCCTTCCATTTAAAAAGTACACTGGTACATTTAGCTGCAGCAATGGAGCTTGGACATTCAAATGAACTTTATCTAATGGCATGCAACCTGGTCAAGGACTATCCTCAAAA GGCGTTGTCATGGTTTGCTGTCGGTTGCTATTACTACTGTATCAAAAAATATGATCAATCACGTCGTTTTTTCAG CAAAGCTACAACTCTGGACGGAACATTTGCACCTGCTTGGATAGGGTATGGTAACGCTTATGCTGCTCAAGAAGAGGGTGACCAAGCCATGTCTGCTTATCGCACTGGCGCTCGATTGTTTCCAgg GTGTCATTTACCAACATTATACATTGGGATGGAATATATGCGAACCCACAGCTTTAAGCTTGCTGAGCAG tTTTTTGTGCAGGCGAAGACAATTTGTCCATCAGATCCTCTTGTTTACAATGAGCTTGGAGTTGTTGCTTATGACATGAAGGA GTACAATAAGGCTGCATGGTGGTTTGAGAAGACTTTGGCCTGCGTTCCATCTCCTTTGAGTGAAATGTGGGAGCCTACCGTAGTTAATCTCGCCCATTCATATCGAAAATTAAA GGTGTACCGTGAAGCAATTGCATACTATGAGAAAGCACTTGCGTTGTCAACAAGAAGTCTTAGCACTTATGCTGGTCTTGCATATACTTATCATTTGCAG GTCTTCTTCTTATGCTTCTTGGTGCTTCTCCTGAGATGGAGCACAAG GATCATTTTACTGCAGCCATTACATACTACCATAAG GCATTGTGGCTGA
- the LOC111780379 gene encoding anaphase-promoting complex subunit 6-like isoform X1, producing MREEEIEKLRGVVRDCVSKHLYSSAIFFADKVAAFTEDPADIYMQAQALFLGRHFRRAFHLLNASKIVLRDPRFRYLAAKCLEELKEWDQCLAMLGDAKVNEHGYVLDNKDHSGMYLDKDCEDREINIAAATCFLRGKAYEALENRTQARLWYKAAIKADPLCYEALECLIESHMLTCDEESSLLSSLQFGPEDGWLSSFYACLIKKYDKENIIEARFKELERESCNSKSSDPSFIRTLETNTDLLACKAEYYHQCGEYQKCFELTSVLLEKDPFHLKSTLVHLAAAMELGHSNELYLMACNLVKDYPQKALSWFAVGCYYYCIKKYDQSRRFFSKATTLDGTFAPAWIGYGNAYAAQEEGDQAMSAYRTGARLFPGCHLPTLYIGMEYMRTHSFKLAEQFFVQAKTICPSDPLVYNELGVVAYDMKEYNKAAWWFEKTLACVPSPLSEMWEPTVVNLAHSYRKLKVYREAIAYYEKALALSTRSLSTYAGLAYTYHLQDHFTAAITYYHKALWLKPDDQFCTEMLSIALMDECQNGMDPKADLRRSEVFV from the exons ATGAGGGAGGAAGAAATCGAGAAGCTCCGAGGTGTAGTAAGGGACTGTGTGAGCAAGCATCTCTACTCCTCCGCCATCTTCTTCGCCGACAAAGTCGCCGCTTTCACTGAGGACCCTGCGGATATTTACATGCAGGCGCAGGCCCTCTTTCTTGGACGCCATTTTCGTCGTGCGTTTCACCTCCTCAATGCCTCCAAGATCGTCCTCCGTGACCCTCGATTTCGCTACCTCGCTGCCAAGTGCCTT GAGGAATTGAAGGAGTGGGACCAATGCCTAGCGATGCTTGGTGATGCCAAAGTGAACGAGCATGGTTACGTGCTTGATAACAAGGATCACAGTGGCATGTACCTTGACAAAGATTGTGAGGATCGTGAGATTAAT ATAGCCGCAGCAACATGCTTTTTAAGAGGCAAGGCATATGAAGCTCTGGAAAACCGCACGCAGGCTCGACTTTG GTACAAAGCTGCTATCAAAGCTGACCCTCTATGCTATGAG GCTTTGGAGTGTCTCATAGAAAGTCACATGCTGACATGTGATGAAG AATCAAGTCTACTCTCATCATTGCAGTTTGGTCCTGAAGATGGATGGCTCTCATCATTTTATGCATGCTTAATAAAGAAG TAcgataaagaaaatatcattGAAGCGAGATTCAAAGAACTTGAAAGAGAAAGTTGTAATTCAAAAAGTTCTGATCCATCATTTATTCGAACTCTAGAAACTAATACTGATCTGTTAGCTTGCAAAGCTGAATACTACCATCAGTGTGGTGAATATCAGAAATGCTTTGAACTTACCTCTGT TTTGCTTGAAAAAGATCCCTTCCATTTAAAAAGTACACTGGTACATTTAGCTGCAGCAATGGAGCTTGGACATTCAAATGAACTTTATCTAATGGCATGCAACCTGGTCAAGGACTATCCTCAAAA GGCGTTGTCATGGTTTGCTGTCGGTTGCTATTACTACTGTATCAAAAAATATGATCAATCACGTCGTTTTTTCAG CAAAGCTACAACTCTGGACGGAACATTTGCACCTGCTTGGATAGGGTATGGTAACGCTTATGCTGCTCAAGAAGAGGGTGACCAAGCCATGTCTGCTTATCGCACTGGCGCTCGATTGTTTCCAgg GTGTCATTTACCAACATTATACATTGGGATGGAATATATGCGAACCCACAGCTTTAAGCTTGCTGAGCAG tTTTTTGTGCAGGCGAAGACAATTTGTCCATCAGATCCTCTTGTTTACAATGAGCTTGGAGTTGTTGCTTATGACATGAAGGA GTACAATAAGGCTGCATGGTGGTTTGAGAAGACTTTGGCCTGCGTTCCATCTCCTTTGAGTGAAATGTGGGAGCCTACCGTAGTTAATCTCGCCCATTCATATCGAAAATTAAA GGTGTACCGTGAAGCAATTGCATACTATGAGAAAGCACTTGCGTTGTCAACAAGAAGTCTTAGCACTTATGCTGGTCTTGCATATACTTATCATTTGCAG GATCATTTTACTGCAGCCATTACATACTACCATAAG GCATTGTGGCTGAAACCAGATGATCAGTTCTGCACAGAAATGTTAAGTATAGCTCTTATGGATGAATGCCAAAATGGGATGGATCCTAAGGCAGACCTTCGGAGGAGTGAGGTCTTTGTTTAA